The proteins below come from a single Burkholderia sp. FERM BP-3421 genomic window:
- a CDS encoding MarR family winged helix-turn-helix transcriptional regulator — protein MEERDHVAVMQQFGRTYRAFMGAFEHYVGQPLPRWRIMLMLNQHGGSSSQKRLVETMRIDPGALTRQLKTLEALGWIEREPDPRDNRVTNVTLTAAGRAAFEGCLPRRNAFLRKTMASLPDDALDALSGALALLEVRVSEVGLSDEAGAP, from the coding sequence ATGGAAGAACGGGATCACGTCGCGGTCATGCAGCAGTTCGGCCGCACCTACCGCGCCTTCATGGGCGCATTCGAACACTACGTCGGCCAGCCGCTGCCGCGCTGGCGCATCATGCTGATGCTGAACCAGCATGGCGGCTCGTCGTCGCAGAAGCGGCTCGTCGAGACGATGCGGATCGACCCGGGCGCGCTGACCCGGCAACTGAAGACGCTGGAGGCGCTCGGCTGGATCGAGCGCGAACCGGACCCGCGCGACAATCGCGTGACCAACGTGACGCTGACGGCGGCGGGGCGCGCCGCGTTCGAGGGCTGCCTGCCGCGTCGCAATGCGTTCCTGCGCAAGACCATGGCGTCGCTGCCCGACGACGCGCTCGACGCGTTGTCCGGCGCGCTCGCGCTGCTGGAGGTGCGGGTGTCGGAAGTCGGGCTGTCCGACGAGGCGGGCGCGCCCTGA
- a CDS encoding amino acid deaminase, translated as MKVTNYQDATIAPFSKGLGNLPSASVPLADASRLEWNLLAEDVSLPTAVLYADRVEHNLQWMQAFVAEYGVKLAPHGKTTMAPQLFRRQLDAGAWGITLATAHQVQAAYHGGVSRVLLANQLVGKRNMTMIAELLSDPSFEFFCLVDSVDGVEQLGAFFGAAGRTLDVLLELGVPGGRTGVRDDAQRDAVLAAVERHPGVLRLAGIELYEGVLKEETEVRTFLQRAVKLARELAAAGRFARGPALLSGAGSAWYDVVADEFAQAQSEGVIDVVLRPGCYLTHDVGIYKQAQNDIFARNPVAKKMGEGLLPALQLWAYVQSIPEPGRAIIALGKRDAAFDAGFPEPARHFRPVAASGAEATSDEDEASGAAASGAAASGAAASAAAPRLLGADEGWKVTGMMDQHAYLQVPADADLKVGDMVAFDISHPCLTFDKWRQLLVLDPQYRVTEVIETFF; from the coding sequence ATGAAAGTTACAAACTATCAAGACGCGACGATCGCGCCGTTCAGCAAGGGCCTCGGCAACCTCCCCAGCGCGAGCGTGCCGCTCGCGGACGCGAGCCGGCTCGAATGGAACCTGCTCGCCGAGGACGTGAGCCTGCCCACCGCCGTGCTGTACGCGGACCGGGTCGAGCACAACCTGCAATGGATGCAGGCGTTCGTCGCCGAGTACGGCGTGAAGCTCGCGCCGCACGGCAAGACCACGATGGCGCCGCAGCTGTTCCGCCGCCAGCTGGACGCGGGCGCGTGGGGCATCACGCTGGCGACCGCGCACCAGGTGCAGGCCGCGTACCACGGCGGCGTGAGCCGCGTGCTGCTTGCCAACCAGCTGGTCGGCAAGCGCAACATGACGATGATCGCGGAGCTGTTGAGCGACCCGAGCTTCGAGTTCTTCTGTCTCGTCGATTCGGTCGACGGCGTCGAGCAGCTGGGCGCGTTCTTCGGCGCCGCGGGCCGCACGCTCGACGTGCTGCTCGAGCTGGGCGTGCCGGGCGGACGCACCGGCGTGCGCGACGACGCGCAGCGCGACGCGGTGCTGGCCGCCGTCGAGCGCCACCCGGGCGTGCTGCGGCTCGCCGGCATCGAGCTGTACGAAGGGGTGCTGAAGGAGGAAACCGAGGTGCGCACGTTCCTGCAGCGCGCGGTCAAGCTCGCGCGCGAGCTGGCCGCCGCCGGGCGCTTCGCGCGCGGGCCGGCGCTGCTGTCGGGCGCGGGCTCCGCGTGGTACGACGTGGTCGCCGACGAATTCGCGCAGGCGCAGTCGGAAGGCGTGATCGACGTCGTGCTGCGGCCGGGCTGCTACCTGACGCACGACGTCGGCATCTACAAGCAGGCGCAGAACGACATCTTCGCGCGCAATCCGGTCGCGAAGAAGATGGGCGAAGGGCTGCTGCCCGCGCTGCAGCTGTGGGCCTACGTGCAGTCGATCCCGGAGCCGGGCCGCGCGATCATCGCGCTCGGCAAGCGCGACGCGGCGTTCGACGCGGGCTTCCCCGAGCCCGCCCGCCATTTCCGGCCCGTCGCCGCATCGGGCGCCGAGGCGACGTCGGACGAGGATGAAGCGTCGGGCGCCGCTGCGTCGGGCGCCGCTGCGTCGGGCGCCGCTGCGTCGGCCGCCGCGCCGCGCCTGCTGGGCGCCGACGAAGGCTGGAAGGTCACCGGCATGATGGACCAGCACGCTTACCTGCAAGTCCCGGCCGATGCGGACCTGAAAGTCGGCGACATGGTCGCGTTCGACATCTCGCACCCGTGTCTGACCTTCGACAAATGGCGTCAGCTGCTGGTGCTCGACCCGCAGTACCGCGTCACGGAAGTCATCGAAACCTTCTTCTGA
- a CDS encoding MurR/RpiR family transcriptional regulator, translated as MNSFAEPPAFDIVARIAECAPELRDAERKVAGFILDDLARAAHASINALAGQADVSVATVTRFAKAVGCRDVRELKLRLAQAAAVGQRFLVPAEDPASGEASPVARVFDDVQVALAHNQQLLRQTGFDAAAQALAAARMIYVYGQGGGSTALADELRFRLVRFGCPVASYQDGLLQRMVASTVTKDCVIVALSATGRVPELLDSCALAKRYGATLIAITAPASPLAQLADHLIPVVAYETDFIFKPSTSRYVMMMALDVLVTEVALLLGDACRERLRRVKLALDAYRGGGDRQPLGD; from the coding sequence ATGAATTCGTTCGCCGAACCGCCCGCCTTCGACATCGTCGCCCGGATCGCCGAGTGCGCGCCGGAGCTGCGCGACGCCGAGCGCAAGGTCGCCGGCTTCATCCTCGACGACCTCGCGCGCGCCGCTCACGCCAGTATCAACGCGCTCGCGGGTCAGGCCGATGTCAGCGTCGCGACGGTGACCCGTTTCGCGAAGGCGGTCGGCTGCCGCGACGTGCGCGAGCTGAAGCTGCGGCTCGCGCAGGCGGCGGCCGTCGGGCAGCGCTTCCTCGTGCCCGCGGAGGATCCGGCAAGCGGCGAGGCGAGCCCCGTCGCACGGGTGTTCGACGACGTGCAGGTCGCGCTCGCGCACAACCAGCAACTGCTGCGGCAGACCGGCTTCGACGCCGCGGCGCAGGCGCTGGCGGCCGCGCGCATGATCTACGTGTACGGGCAGGGCGGCGGTTCGACCGCGCTCGCCGACGAGCTGCGCTTCCGGCTCGTGCGTTTCGGCTGCCCGGTCGCGAGCTACCAGGACGGCCTGCTGCAGCGGATGGTGGCGAGCACGGTGACGAAGGACTGCGTGATCGTCGCGCTGTCCGCGACCGGCCGCGTGCCGGAGCTGCTCGACAGCTGCGCGCTCGCGAAGCGCTACGGCGCGACGCTGATCGCGATCACCGCGCCCGCCTCGCCGCTCGCGCAGCTCGCGGATCACCTGATCCCGGTGGTCGCGTACGAGACCGATTTCATTTTCAAACCGTCGACGTCGCGCTACGTGATGATGATGGCGCTCGACGTGCTCGTCACCGAGGTCGCGCTGCTGCTCGGCGACGCGTGCCGCGAGCGGCTGCGCCGCGTCAAGCTGGCGCTCGATGCCTATCGCGGCGGCGGAGACCGCCAACCCTTGGGAGATTGA
- a CDS encoding type II toxin-antitoxin system HicB family antitoxin gives MLRYPAKLERDGEGYVVTFRDIPEAITSGATKEEAWVMAEDALLTAMDFYIEDERVVPPPSGARRGEAFVELPASVSAKVLLLNAMVDQSVRPFELAKRMGIRPQEVQRIMDLSHVTKIDTLEAAFAALGKRLEITAEAF, from the coding sequence ATGTTGCGTTATCCGGCCAAACTGGAGCGGGACGGAGAGGGATACGTCGTAACGTTTCGAGATATTCCTGAAGCCATTACCTCCGGCGCCACGAAGGAGGAGGCGTGGGTCATGGCGGAGGACGCGCTGCTGACCGCGATGGACTTCTACATCGAAGATGAGCGGGTGGTTCCCCCTCCCTCCGGCGCAAGACGTGGCGAGGCGTTCGTGGAGTTGCCCGCGAGCGTGTCCGCCAAGGTTCTGCTTCTGAATGCGATGGTGGATCAAAGCGTGCGGCCGTTCGAACTGGCCAAGCGGATGGGGATCCGGCCTCAGGAGGTTCAAAGGATCATGGATCTGTCGCACGTGACGAAGATCGACACGCTGGAGGCGGCGTTTGCTGCGCTCGGAAAGCGTCTGGAGATTACCGCCGAGGCGTTCTAG
- a CDS encoding N-acyl-D-amino-acid deacylase family protein — translation MHSHPEAADTLIVGAQLYDGTGAPPVERDVALRDGHVAAIGNLSNWLAETVIDAEGRALAPGFVDVHTHDDTHVIRAPQMLPKISQGVTTVIVGNCGISASPVTLAGDPPDPMNLLGERDAFCYPSFAAYVDAVNQARPAVNVAALVGHTALRSNQMDRLDRAATGEEIAAMRAQLEEALAHGALGLSSGLAYGSAFAAPTEEVMALAEPLAWAGALYTTHMRTEFDAILEAMDEAYRVGRHARVPVVISHLKCAGPSNWGRSAEVLASLDGARRLQPIGCDCYPYSRSSSTLDLKQVTGDIDITITWSEPHPEMAGKLISTIAAEWGVSEQDAARRLQPAGAVYHNMSEDDVRRILSHPATMVGSDGLPNDPLPHPRLWGAFPRVLGHYARDSGLLPLEEAVRKMTSLSARRFGLEKRGEVRIGYHADLVLFDPARVLDAATFDRPQQPARGIDAVWVNGVLSYRDGMPTGERAGHFVARGARAADAF, via the coding sequence ATGCATTCGCATCCCGAAGCCGCCGACACGCTGATCGTCGGCGCCCAGCTGTACGACGGTACGGGCGCGCCGCCCGTCGAGCGCGACGTCGCGCTGCGCGACGGTCATGTCGCGGCGATCGGCAATCTGTCGAACTGGCTCGCGGAGACGGTGATCGACGCCGAGGGGCGCGCGCTCGCGCCCGGCTTCGTCGACGTGCACACGCACGACGACACGCACGTGATCCGCGCGCCGCAGATGCTGCCGAAGATCTCGCAGGGCGTGACGACGGTGATCGTCGGCAACTGCGGGATCAGCGCGTCGCCCGTCACGCTGGCGGGCGATCCACCCGATCCGATGAACCTGCTCGGCGAGCGCGACGCGTTTTGCTACCCGAGCTTCGCCGCCTACGTGGACGCGGTCAACCAGGCGCGTCCGGCGGTGAACGTGGCGGCGCTGGTCGGTCATACCGCGCTGCGCAGCAACCAGATGGACCGGCTCGATCGCGCGGCCACCGGCGAGGAGATCGCCGCGATGCGCGCGCAGCTCGAAGAGGCGCTCGCGCACGGCGCGCTCGGCCTCAGCTCGGGGCTCGCCTACGGCTCCGCGTTCGCGGCGCCCACCGAGGAAGTGATGGCGCTCGCGGAGCCGCTCGCGTGGGCGGGCGCGCTGTATACGACGCACATGCGCACCGAGTTCGACGCGATCCTCGAGGCGATGGACGAGGCCTACCGGGTCGGCCGCCATGCACGCGTGCCGGTCGTGATCTCGCACCTGAAATGCGCGGGGCCGTCGAACTGGGGGCGCAGCGCGGAAGTGCTCGCGTCGCTCGACGGCGCGCGGCGGCTGCAGCCGATCGGCTGCGACTGCTATCCGTACAGCCGCAGCTCGTCGACGCTCGACCTCAAGCAGGTGACGGGCGACATCGACATCACGATCACCTGGTCGGAGCCGCATCCGGAGATGGCGGGCAAGCTGATCAGCACGATCGCGGCGGAATGGGGCGTGAGCGAGCAGGACGCCGCGCGCCGGCTGCAGCCGGCGGGCGCGGTGTATCACAACATGTCCGAGGACGACGTGCGGCGGATCCTCTCGCATCCGGCGACGATGGTCGGCTCGGACGGGCTGCCCAACGATCCGCTGCCGCATCCGCGGCTGTGGGGCGCGTTCCCGCGCGTGCTCGGCCACTATGCGCGCGACAGCGGCCTGCTGCCGCTGGAAGAAGCCGTGCGCAAGATGACCTCGCTGTCGGCGCGCCGCTTCGGTCTGGAAAAGCGCGGCGAGGTGCGGATCGGCTACCACGCCGACCTGGTGCTGTTCGATCCGGCGCGGGTGCTCGATGCCGCGACCTTCGACCGGCCGCAGCAGCCGGCGCGCGGGATCGACGCGGTATGGGTGAACGGCGTGCTGTCGTATCGCGACGGCATGCCGACGGGCGAGCGCGCGGGCCATTTCGTCGCGCGCGGCGCGCGGGCGGCGGACGCGTTTTGA
- the queF gene encoding NADPH-dependent 7-cyano-7-deazaguanine reductase QueF (Catalyzes the NADPH-dependent reduction of 7-cyano-7-deazaguanine (preQ0) to 7-aminomethyl-7-deazaguanine (preQ1) in queuosine biosynthesis), with product MHPEHSPLGKDTVYSDRYDAALLFPIPRAGSREQIGIGAQLPFFGTDIWNAYELSWLNARGKPQVAVATFFVPAESPNIVESKSFKLYLGSFAQTVFESLDAVRDTLKRDVSASCGASVAVQLTAAADFRKLKMEELDGLSLDRLDLDAEVYHPDPSLLSAAHDEAPVEETLVSDLLKSNCPVTGQPDWGSVQIHYVGPPIDHAGLLRYIISFRSHTGFHEQCVERIFADVLRACKPVKLAVYARYTRRGGLDINPFRTNYNQPMPDNARTARQ from the coding sequence ATGCATCCCGAACATTCCCCACTCGGCAAGGACACCGTCTACTCGGACCGCTACGATGCGGCGCTGCTGTTCCCGATCCCGCGCGCGGGATCGCGCGAGCAGATCGGCATCGGCGCGCAGCTGCCGTTCTTCGGCACCGACATCTGGAACGCCTACGAGCTGTCCTGGCTCAACGCGCGCGGCAAGCCGCAGGTCGCGGTCGCGACCTTCTTCGTGCCGGCCGAATCGCCGAACATCGTCGAATCGAAATCGTTCAAGCTGTACCTGGGTTCGTTCGCGCAGACCGTGTTCGAGTCGCTCGACGCGGTGCGCGACACGCTCAAGCGCGACGTCTCCGCCAGCTGCGGCGCGAGCGTGGCCGTGCAGCTCACGGCGGCCGCCGACTTCCGCAAGCTGAAGATGGAGGAGTTGGACGGGCTGTCGCTCGACCGGCTCGATCTCGATGCGGAGGTCTACCATCCGGATCCGTCGCTGCTGTCGGCGGCGCACGACGAGGCGCCCGTCGAGGAAACCCTGGTGTCGGACCTGCTGAAGTCGAACTGCCCGGTCACGGGCCAGCCGGACTGGGGCAGCGTGCAGATCCACTATGTCGGCCCGCCGATCGACCACGCCGGGCTGCTGCGCTACATCATCTCGTTTCGCAGCCACACGGGCTTCCATGAGCAGTGCGTCGAGCGGATCTTCGCCGACGTGCTGCGCGCGTGCAAGCCGGTCAAGCTCGCGGTGTATGCGAGATACACGCGGCGCGGCGGGCTCGACATCAACCCGTTCCGCACCAACTACAACCAGCCGATGCCGGACAACGCGCGCACGGCGCGGCAGTAA
- the ilvA gene encoding threonine ammonia-lyase, biosynthetic, which yields MASHDYLKKILTARVYDVAVETELELARNLSARLGNPVYLKREDNQPVFSFKLRGAYNKMAHIPADALARGVITASAGNHAQGVAFSAARLGVKAVIVVPVTTPQVKVDAVRAHGGPTVEVIQAGESYSDAYAHALEVQRARDLTFVHPFDDPYVIAGQGTIAMEILRQHQGPIHAIFVPIGGGGLAAGVAAYVKAVRPEIRVIGVQTDDSCAMAQSLKAGARVALTEVGLFSDGTAVKLVGEETFRLCDAYLDDVVTVDTDALCAAIKDVFQDTRSVLEPAGSLAVAGAKRYAEREGIEGQTLVAVTSGANMNFDRMRFVAERAEVGEAREAVFAVTIPEERGSFRRFCALVGDRNVTEFNYRIADARAAHIFVGVQIRRRDEPAEIAANFEAHGFTTVDLSGDELSKQHVRYMVGGRSPLARDERLFRFEFPERPGALMKFLSSMAPDWNISLFHYRNQGADYSSILVGLQVPQADHAEFDRFLAALGYPYWEESGNPAYRLFLS from the coding sequence ATGGCTTCCCACGATTATCTGAAGAAAATCCTGACCGCACGCGTCTACGACGTCGCGGTAGAGACCGAACTCGAACTCGCGCGCAACCTGTCCGCGCGGCTCGGCAACCCGGTCTACCTGAAGCGCGAGGACAACCAGCCGGTGTTCTCGTTCAAGCTGCGCGGCGCGTACAACAAGATGGCGCACATTCCCGCCGACGCGCTCGCGCGCGGCGTGATCACCGCCTCGGCCGGCAATCACGCGCAGGGCGTGGCGTTCTCGGCCGCGCGGCTCGGCGTCAAGGCGGTGATCGTGGTGCCCGTGACCACCCCGCAGGTCAAGGTCGACGCGGTGCGCGCGCACGGCGGCCCGACGGTCGAGGTGATCCAGGCGGGCGAGTCGTACAGCGATGCCTATGCGCATGCGCTCGAGGTGCAGCGTGCGCGCGACCTGACCTTCGTGCACCCGTTCGACGATCCGTACGTGATCGCCGGCCAGGGCACGATCGCGATGGAAATCCTGCGCCAGCATCAGGGCCCGATCCACGCGATCTTCGTGCCGATCGGCGGCGGCGGCCTCGCCGCGGGCGTGGCCGCGTACGTGAAGGCGGTGCGCCCGGAAATCCGCGTGATCGGCGTGCAGACCGACGACTCCTGCGCGATGGCGCAGTCGCTGAAAGCCGGCGCGCGCGTCGCGCTCACCGAGGTCGGGCTGTTCTCCGACGGCACCGCGGTCAAGCTGGTCGGCGAGGAAACCTTTCGATTGTGCGACGCGTATCTTGACGATGTCGTGACGGTCGATACCGACGCGCTGTGCGCCGCGATCAAGGACGTATTCCAGGACACCCGCAGCGTGCTGGAGCCCGCCGGCTCGCTCGCGGTCGCGGGCGCGAAGCGCTACGCGGAGCGCGAGGGAATCGAGGGCCAGACGCTCGTCGCGGTCACCTCGGGCGCGAACATGAATTTCGACCGGATGCGCTTCGTCGCGGAGCGCGCCGAGGTCGGCGAGGCACGCGAGGCGGTGTTCGCAGTGACGATCCCCGAGGAGCGCGGCAGTTTCCGGCGCTTCTGCGCGCTGGTCGGCGACCGCAACGTGACCGAGTTCAACTACCGCATCGCCGATGCGCGGGCGGCCCACATCTTCGTCGGCGTGCAGATCCGCCGGCGCGACGAACCGGCCGAGATCGCGGCCAACTTCGAGGCGCACGGCTTCACCACCGTCGACCTGTCGGGCGACGAGCTGTCGAAGCAGCACGTGCGCTACATGGTCGGCGGCCGCTCGCCGCTCGCGCGCGACGAGCGGCTGTTCCGCTTCGAATTCCCGGAACGGCCGGGCGCGCTGATGAAATTCCTGTCGTCGATGGCCCCCGACTGGAACATCAGCCTGTTCCACTATCGCAACCAGGGCGCCGACTACAGCTCGATCCTGGTCGGGCTGCAGGTGCCGCAGGCCGATCATGCGGAGTTCGACCGCTTCCTCGCCGCGCTCGGCTACCCGTACTGGGAAGAAAGCGGCAATCCGGCGTATCGTCTATTCCTTTCCTGA
- a CDS encoding type II toxin-antitoxin system HicA family toxin: MASESRGERRRGQAEAGGRVKFSEFRRWLVDRGATFEEGAKHAKVYLNGRQTTLPRHSGEIGEGLRRAICKQLGLA; the protein is encoded by the coding sequence GTGGCATCTGAATCACGAGGCGAGCGGAGGCGCGGGCAGGCAGAAGCGGGAGGCCGAGTGAAATTCAGCGAATTCAGGCGATGGTTGGTCGATCGGGGCGCCACCTTCGAGGAGGGGGCGAAGCATGCGAAGGTGTACCTGAATGGCCGGCAGACGACGCTTCCGAGGCACTCCGGAGAGATAGGGGAGGGCTTGAGGAGGGCAATTTGCAAGCAACTGGGATTGGCGTGA
- a CDS encoding DJ-1/PfpI family protein, translated as MPAKKILFLTGDFAEDYETMVPFQALQAIGHQVDAVCPGKRAGDKIKTAIHDFEGDQTYTEKPGHQFTLNASFDGVDAARYDALAIAGGRAPEYLRLDPQVIALVRAFAAAGKPIAAICHAAQLLAAAEVIRGKRISAYPACAPEVRLAGGEYVDLKVDEAVTDAPFVTAPAWPAHPAWLAQFLVLLGTRIEL; from the coding sequence ATGCCCGCCAAGAAGATCCTGTTTCTGACCGGCGATTTCGCCGAAGACTACGAAACCATGGTGCCGTTCCAGGCACTGCAGGCGATCGGCCATCAGGTCGACGCCGTGTGTCCCGGCAAGCGCGCCGGCGACAAGATCAAGACCGCGATCCACGATTTCGAAGGCGACCAGACCTACACCGAGAAGCCTGGCCATCAGTTCACGCTGAACGCGAGCTTCGACGGCGTCGACGCCGCGCGCTACGACGCGCTCGCGATCGCGGGCGGCCGCGCGCCCGAGTATCTGCGGCTCGATCCACAGGTGATCGCGCTGGTGCGCGCGTTCGCCGCCGCGGGCAAGCCGATCGCGGCGATCTGCCACGCGGCGCAGCTGCTTGCCGCGGCCGAGGTGATCCGCGGCAAGCGCATCTCCGCCTATCCGGCCTGCGCGCCCGAGGTGCGGCTCGCGGGCGGCGAGTACGTCGACCTCAAGGTCGACGAGGCCGTCACCGATGCGCCGTTCGTCACCGCGCCCGCCTGGCCCGCGCACCCCGCATGGCTCGCGCAGTTCCTCGTGCTGCTCGGCACGCGCATCGAACTGTAG
- a CDS encoding MFS transporter: MAVHTAAHHSSGQVLPFRESLLAMLGISFVTMLVALDQTVVGTALPTIVAELKGFELYAWVATSYLLSSVITVPIFGRLGDYYGRKPFVIASIVVFTGASVLCGMANDMLFLVLARGLQGIGGGMLVGTAFACIPDLFPDSVVRLRWQVMMSSAFGIANAIGPSLGGILTQYYGWRSVFYVNLPVGLLSLLFVWRFLPHLRHVEHTQKMRLDWPGAVLIAVTLGALQLFVEWLPKYGLVGWPTLLLAVGLAGGATLWWWEKRCAQPILPFDMFANRALSTLFVLAILGGFAMFSLLFYAPLLFQGGFGMSPKDAGLVITPLVVFITIGSIMNGRVITRIRRPNVMLPLGFALFAIACGGVVAANHATPGWLLMTLMVVGGIGLGFVLPNLTVFAQQTAGREHLGIATALLQSLRMVGGMVGTALTGTLVSEMYAGGVRGALGVEHASRWFARLADPQILIDRVAQARVIDELTRAGHDGARLIEAARDALVGAIHLGVALGALVALFAAWHARRVPPITLRRAAEPTVAVD, from the coding sequence ATGGCTGTTCATACCGCTGCCCACCATTCGAGCGGGCAAGTCCTGCCGTTCCGGGAATCGCTGCTCGCGATGCTCGGCATTTCCTTCGTCACGATGCTCGTCGCGCTCGACCAGACCGTGGTCGGCACCGCGCTGCCGACGATCGTCGCGGAACTCAAGGGGTTCGAGCTGTACGCGTGGGTCGCGACCTCGTACCTGCTGAGTTCGGTGATCACCGTGCCGATCTTCGGCCGGCTCGGCGACTACTACGGGCGCAAGCCGTTCGTGATCGCGTCGATCGTCGTGTTCACCGGTGCGTCGGTGCTGTGCGGGATGGCCAACGACATGCTGTTCCTGGTGCTCGCGCGCGGCCTGCAGGGCATCGGCGGCGGGATGCTGGTCGGCACCGCGTTCGCGTGCATCCCGGACCTGTTTCCCGATTCGGTGGTCCGGCTGCGCTGGCAGGTGATGATGAGTTCCGCGTTCGGCATCGCGAACGCGATCGGCCCGTCGCTGGGCGGGATCCTCACGCAGTATTACGGCTGGCGTTCGGTGTTCTACGTGAACCTGCCGGTCGGGCTGCTGTCGCTGCTGTTCGTGTGGCGCTTCCTGCCGCACCTGCGCCATGTCGAACACACGCAGAAGATGCGGCTCGACTGGCCCGGCGCGGTGCTGATCGCGGTGACGCTCGGCGCGCTGCAGCTGTTCGTCGAATGGCTGCCGAAGTACGGCCTCGTCGGCTGGCCGACGTTGCTGCTCGCGGTCGGGCTCGCGGGCGGGGCGACGCTGTGGTGGTGGGAGAAGCGCTGCGCGCAGCCGATCCTGCCGTTCGACATGTTCGCGAACCGCGCGCTGTCGACGCTGTTCGTGCTCGCGATCCTCGGCGGCTTCGCGATGTTCTCGCTGCTGTTCTACGCGCCGCTGCTGTTCCAGGGCGGTTTCGGGATGTCGCCGAAGGACGCCGGGCTCGTGATCACGCCGCTCGTCGTGTTCATCACGATCGGCAGCATCATGAACGGCCGCGTGATCACGCGGATCCGCCGCCCGAACGTGATGCTGCCGCTCGGTTTCGCGCTGTTCGCGATCGCGTGCGGCGGGGTGGTCGCGGCGAACCACGCGACGCCCGGCTGGCTGCTGATGACGCTGATGGTCGTGGGCGGGATCGGCCTCGGCTTCGTGCTGCCGAACCTCACGGTGTTCGCGCAGCAGACGGCGGGCCGCGAGCATCTGGGGATCGCGACCGCGCTGCTGCAGTCGCTGCGGATGGTGGGCGGGATGGTCGGCACCGCGCTGACGGGCACCCTCGTCAGCGAAATGTACGCAGGCGGCGTGCGCGGCGCGCTCGGTGTCGAGCATGCGTCGCGCTGGTTCGCGCGTCTCGCCGATCCGCAGATCCTGATCGACCGCGTCGCGCAGGCGCGCGTGATCGACGAGCTGACCCGCGCGGGGCACGACGGCGCGCGCCTGATCGAGGCGGCGCGCGATGCGCTGGTGGGCGCGATCCACCTGGGCGTGGCGCTTGGCGCGCTGGTCGCGCTGTTCGCCGCCTGGCACGCGCGGCGCGTGCCGCCCATCACGCTGCGGCGCGCGGCCGAGCCGACCGTCGCGGTCGACTGA
- a CDS encoding RidA family protein produces MKRYGVGDAKGTGGQVMPFARAVEADGWLYVSGQTPMVNGEVVEGGIVTQSKQTIENVIAILKEAGYGLEHVVRCGVWLDDARDFASFNKVFLSYFGEHPPARACVQSSMVIDCKVEVDCIAYKKPGA; encoded by the coding sequence ATGAAGCGTTATGGTGTGGGTGATGCGAAGGGGACGGGCGGTCAGGTGATGCCGTTTGCGCGGGCGGTCGAGGCCGACGGCTGGCTGTACGTGTCGGGTCAGACGCCGATGGTGAACGGCGAGGTCGTCGAGGGCGGCATCGTCACGCAGTCGAAGCAGACGATCGAGAACGTGATCGCGATCCTGAAGGAAGCGGGCTACGGGCTCGAACACGTCGTGCGCTGCGGCGTGTGGCTCGACGACGCGCGCGATTTCGCGTCGTTCAACAAGGTGTTCCTGTCGTACTTCGGCGAGCATCCGCCGGCGCGCGCCTGTGTGCAGTCGAGCATGGTGATCGACTGCAAGGTCGAGGTCGACTGCATCGCGTACAAGAAGCCGGGCGCGTAA